The sequence tctccatctcctgacctggtgatctgcccgcctcggcctcccaaagtgctgggattacaggcatgagccaccacacctggcctgtttgtttttgtttttgagatggagtcttgctctatcaccaggctggagtgcagtggcacagtctctctcggctcactgcaacctccgtctcccaggttcaagcgattctcctacatcagccttccaagtacctgggctacagacacgtgccaccatgcccagctaatttttgtatttttagtagagacggggtttcttttttttttttttttttttgtatttttttttagtagagacggggtttcaccgtgttagccaggatggtctcgatctcctgaccttgtgatccacccgtctcggcctcccaaagtgctgggattacaggctcgagccaccgcgcccggcctagagacggggtttcaccatctttgccaggatggtctcctgatcccgtgatccaccagcctcggcctcccaaagtgctgggattacaagcatgagacactgcacccagaaaatgtctgtacttttagtaggggcgagatttcaccatgttggccaggctggtctcaaattcctgacctcaagtgatctgcccacctcagcctcccaaagtgctgggattacaaggcgtgagccatcgcgcctggcctggaaTGACAAAGTCTTGTAACAGAAGCCCAAGCAACTCTTGCTAGGGAAGACTCCAgtaatggccaaaaaaaaaaaaaaaaaaaaggatgcaaaGATGCAATCACTGCTCAAATCATCCCAAATCAGAAAGTGGCCCTGGCTGTTAACAGAAGCTGAAGCCTCCCACCAGTGAGAAGCCCAGGCCCAGGAAACAAGTCCTAAAGGGGCTGGCCGAATCTGCATCCTAGCCAAAGGCAATCACTCCAAAGGAAGTCCCACATCAGAGATCAAAGGCCTGCTGAGTAAGGAGAGACAGGCCACAGGCTGATATCCCATTGCCAAGGAAGACTGTCCTTCGCAGTTGTGCCTGGTGGAGCCTGAGACCTGACCCACTGAGGGTTCTGGATCCAAGTAATAGGAGAAGCTCCAAGTCTCTACAAGTAGGCCTAGCAGAGCTGGCTGAGTCAGCACCCCACAGTGACACTGTCTTttgttttaagacaaggtctcactctgtagtccaggctggagtgcggtggtgcaatcttggctcactgcagcctcaacctcccaggcacaagcaatcctcccacctcagcctcccaagtagcttgtagaaatggggtttcaccatgttgcccaggctggtcttgaactcctgagctcaagcgaccctcttgcctcagcccccaaagtgttgggattacacgagTGAGACCCCTCGCCCAGCTGACACTATCTTCATAAACCTCAGGCTCCTGCCCCCTTGTGCCCCATGGCCAAGGAGAACTAATCCGTGGCTGCAGGCCAGGAGAGGCTGAGCACTAATCCCAGTGAGAAGCCCAGGCCTGAATGTGAGAAAAGGCCCCACCCTGGCTGTGGGGCATGTCTCCAGCCACGCCTATGTCCCACATCCAGCTCTGCTCACCTTCTGCTCCTCTGGCACCTGGATTTTCCTCGCCTTCTTCATGATTGGCTGGGGCTTAAGTTCCTCCTCTGAGAAGCGGTGTCTTCGAGGGTCAAAGGTCTCATGGCCAGGAATGCTTGATAGGGCAAGATCAGCTGGGTCGGGTTCAAAGGTCATCAGTACCTCCACGGTGTCTGGGTCCACAGGGCTGGGTGTGTCCCGAGAGGTCAGGCCTTGGAGAAACAGCACGTGTCAGCTGAGTGTGTATTTTAGGGAAGGGGTTTCCAGAAGCTACCTCTTGCTCTGGTATCATAGCCACATGGAGAGCCCTTCTAAGATCTAGCATAAATTTGGCCAGGGACTAATCTCCCTAATATAAAATATGAAGGTTCCCTCGCATGCcgataaccctagcactttgggaagccgaggcggcaaatcacctgaggtcaggagtttgagaccagcatggccaacatggcaaagcctcaTCTTCACTAAAAGTatgaaaattggccaggtgcagtggcgggtgcctgtaagcccagctactagggaggctgaggctggagaattacttgaacccgggaggtggaggttgcagtgagccgagatcacaccaccacactccagcctcgacaacagagcaagactccgtctccaaaataacaagaaaaatgaaagttccCCTAAGCCATAAAGATGCTTAGAGATCATGGAGCCATATCCACctttacaaacaaggaaactgaggccgggcgcggtggctcaagcctgtaatcccagcactttgggaggccgagacgggcggatcacgaggtcgggagatcgagaccatcctggctaacatggtgaaaccccgtctctactaaaaaaatacaaaaaaaaaaaactagccgggcgaggtggcgggcgcctgtagtcccagctactggggaggctgaggcaggagaatggcgtaaacccgggaggcggagcttgcagtgagctgagatccggccactgcactccagcctgggcggcagagcgagactccgtctccaaaaaaaaaaaaaaaaaaaaaaaaaaaaaaaaaaaaaaaaaaaaacaaggaaactgagtcccagtcATAACTGACTTGCCCTAGATAGCACATGAATCAGGGCTATTGCTTCTACACTtaatcttagccaaaaggccaagaagcgatGGAGCTATTGCTTCTAAAACCTCAGAACTTCAGATGCAGTCTAGCCTGAATCCTACTTACCGAATCCACCACCTAAGCTTAGACCCCAGATTGTCCAGAGAAAAATAATCTACTGCACTGAAAAGCTCTCAAGTTACAGTCTAAGAGCTACTCGCTGAGAAgagtaagggaagagaagaggagaagctGCTCTAAGATTCCAGAAGATTGGTTCGAAAGGAGGCGCCTGTACCTTTAAGCACCAGCCAGCCGGGGCCAGCTAAGGACACAGGTTCAGGGCCGAGTCACGTGCTGACGCctgcttccctcctcctccctccctcccaggccccCCTGCCATCGGCGCCCTCACGttccccggccccgccccctcgcgcGTGAAGGCGCCTGCGCGAAGCgcggaggagggaggggagactCACGTGGCGCAGGAATGTgcggctgggaagggtagggccCTGGTTCGGCCCGGAGGTCGGACCTGGGGCAGGTGTGCCCAGGAATTCCCAAACTGTAGTCCGTCCCTGGAGACCTCAATATGCCCAAAGGGAAACATCTTTCCTCTTGCTCTTCCAGTCACTTAGCTCCAACATCTCACCCCCCAAAGATCCCAATCCCCTGCTCTCCAGGGAGCATCGGCCTCCTGGACCTTCCCAGGCCCCGCGCCACTGGGGTACACACGATTCCGGGATCCCACGCCTCTCCTAGGAATATAGGAAGCTTGGTCCTAGCCCCAGTTGGAGAATCCAGAAACAAGATCCCTAACGTCTTCCCTTCTGAAGAACTCTGGGACCCGGGGCTGCAGCACGCCCCACTGGGGGACCCAAGAACTGGGCTGCCAGTCTCTTATGTCCTGGGTAAACAGAATTCTGCGCCCCTCCTTTGCTCCTGTAAAGGACCTAGGGGCTCCAGTTCTATCCCAGTTCCATCGATTATGGGCCCAGATTCTGGGGTCAGTCCACTGCCCAGTAAATAACTCTGGTGTTCCGGACTTCCAGTTCTGGCTTCACGAGTATCCACATCCTTTGTCCCCACGTCCCACAGAAAAACCCACAAAATCTCATTGGGCAGGCTTCCTGGAATTTAGGGTTCCAAGTCTCTCCTCCCCTATGGAGCCAGAAGACCAAGTTCCTGACCCATTAAGAGACACAGAATCTGGCCCCCTCCCACGACACCGCTCGACAACTGGACACAAAATGCGGGGCGGCAGCCGGGTCCCACGGTCCCAGCCCCCTGCGTCGCACAGCCCCGCCCCCTGAGTCCAAGCCCCGCCTCGTCAGGACCCGCCCCGCCCCCTTCGCCGCACCTGCGCGGTGGCCGCTGGCGGCCCCGAGGGCAGCCCGGGCGGGGGCGTGCCCAGGAGAGGAGCGGGGGGAAGCGGAGCCGCACGAGCCCGGCCCTGGGGAGGGTGCGGGCGTCCGCGCGGGCGACGGCTCCGGCGATGGGCCACCGGGGGGCGGCGGGCTGGGCGGGAGCCCGTGCTCCAGCAGGAAGGCGTCCAGGTCCACGTACTCCACATCGCCGAACGGCAGCGTGCGCTCCCAAAGCAGTGGCGCCAACAGACCCGGGGCGGAAACTGGCCCCGGGCGCCCCCGCGGGGACCCGCCGCCCACCACCGCCCCAGCCGGGGCATCCGCCGGGCCCGCAGTCTCCAGGCCTGGCCCAGGGGTTGTGGCTGCGGGCAGGGCCGCCTTGCGCTCCTTTTCCTTCAGGAGACCTGCGGGCCGGGAAAGACGGGTTGGGATGGCGGGGGGGTGGAGATAGAGATGGGAGAAGAGACCCCGAGTCCGAGAGGCACAGGGCAGAGA comes from Macaca fascicularis isolate 582-1 chromosome 19, T2T-MFA8v1.1 and encodes:
- the DBP gene encoding D site-binding protein isoform X1 gives rise to the protein MARPVSDRTPAPLLLGGPVGTPPGGGALLGLRSLLQGTSKPKEPASCLLKEKERKAALPAATTPGPGLETAGPADAPAGAVVGGGSPRGRPGPVSAPGLLAPLLWERTLPFGDVEYVDLDAFLLEHGLPPSPPPPGGPSPEPSPARTPAPSPGPGSCGSASPRSSPGHAPARAALGAASGHRAGLTSRDTPSPVDPDTVEVLMTFEPDPADLALSSIPGHETFDPRRHRFSEEELKPQPIMKKARKIQVPEEQKCPPPFLPQDEKYWSRRYKNNEAAKRSRDARRLKENQISVRAAFLEKENALLRQEVVAVRQELSHYRAVLSRYQAQHGAL
- the DBP gene encoding D site-binding protein isoform X2, with the protein product MARPVSDRTPAPLLLGGPVGTPPGGGALLGLRSLLQGTSKPKEPASCLLKEKERKAALPAATTPGPGLETAGPADAPAGAVVGGGSPRGRPGPVSAPGLLAPLLWERTLPFGDVEYVDLDAFLLEHGLPPSPPPPGGPSPEPSPARTPAPSPGPGSCGSASPRSSPGHAPARAALGAASGHRAGLTSRDTPSPVDPDTVEVLMTFEPDPADLALSSIPGHETFDPRRHRFSEEELKPQPIMKKARKIQVPEEQKDEKYWSRRYKNNEAAKRSRDARRLKENQISVRAAFLEKENALLRQEVVAVRQELSHYRAVLSRYQAQHGAL